The genome window AGCCTTTGAACCATTCTATGGACAACATCATAACCACTAAAAATTATACAGTGCATGTCCCCACAGACACTTGAAGATAGCAGGCATAGCTTTACCATGCATGTCTAGTACTCATACAGTTTTACAATGCATGAACAGCACCCAAACACAAACACAAGCATCCAAGGATCTCTGCCAGAACAGTATCACAGAGCTGGATCATGAGCCTCTTTCCAGTGAACATGAAGTCACCTGCAAAATCCATGACCATAAGTAGAGAATACACCATATGATTCTGCAACCTTTGCTTGACCAAAAGGAAACAAGTTCTGGATCTTAATAGTTGCCCTGGCAAGGACAATGATCACCACCTGAGCAGAGAATACAAACAAGAACAAAAGCCACCATTAGCATTATTGACCTTGTATCATTGACCACAGAGGGTCCAGTGACCAGCATTAGAGGACTGCATGGGGCATGCATGATCCCTGATTCATTTCAGAAAAAGTCGACTTTTGTGCTAGACCTCACAAAGAGACAGCCCTTCCATCGGGCATTCATCATATTTACTGTTATACGTCAGAATCGGAATCATAAATGAAGCGTTTGTGACCAACACTGGAAACAGGAAACGATGTGCAATCATAAGTCGTAAACAGCAACCCAAACATTCATATAGCAACAATAACAAGCGACGCATACAAAGACTCAAGGCACAATCTTACAAAGCTTGTGTCCCTACTATATCTTAGGAAGCTAATAGAAAGTCGTAGTCCATGACAAACAGCAAACCGCAGAATATGATACAACACAACTGCTTAGTTAAACCCTTGAACTTTTCATCCTCAACAAGAAACTTGGGACCATCTAATTCACTTAACCTTGGCAATGATGCCTAGTTCCAGTTCTTGCACTTCTCCATGGCCCTTGGAGCTGGAGAGAGAAATTCAGGTTTTGTTAGTGTAGAATTAACAAATAAAAAACGTTTATTATGAAATAGTCAAATCTGAACACAGCAGACACAAGAAAGACAAAAGAGGATAAATTATGAAGTAGAGGACTACAGAATCATCACTATCTAATTAAACCAATGATGACAGTCATAACATAAATTTTTCACAGGTAAATTAACATATATGCATTTTGCTCACTACCAAATGCTGGAAACCCGCCACTTAACATGTTTCTACTAGTGAAAAACTAGGTTTTAGGCTATAAAGAATTCTTTTCTTCAAGTGGTAGTTAGCAAAGATCAATTAAACTACATACGAGAATACCATTAAATAACCCACATAGTGTATCACATGATCTAAAAGATCAAAGCGCTAAATGATTGTATGATACTTATTTTTCAGATCCAACTTAAATCCATCATACTTGTGAAATTAACTAACTGATCACTGGATATTAATATCAAAGTACAATGTAAAATTTGATAACTACCCCGACCATGTTTATATGAAGGAGAGAGAAGATGAAATAGCATATTCATTCAACAGGTACAAAGAGCACATGAATGGTTTGTGGATTTTAAGATCATTTGTATTGTAATGCTTTCAGATCCAAGAAATGAGATCAAGAAAATGAAATAGAACATTTTTACTCGATCATACTTACCAAGTCCAATAGCATCTGAACCCTTCATGATCCTGAGCCTCCTGCATGTGTCAGTGAACATCCTGAAATTTCAAGGAACTGTGGTCAAATAACATCGAAAACACTAAACTTATAAAAGGGAGTGTTATCAGAACATGTGATTTCTGTGAGCAGTAAAACACTATTAAGGAGATGGAATAGTCTTAAGCTAAAAAAAGTCAGTCAGAGGGTCTATAAAATGGTATAATATTACAGATTGATGTGGGTTCGAAAGGTAACAAGCATTGGTGCTTTTTCATAACCGAGTATTTGGTTAACTTTAAAAACTTGCCTAAATTGATTTAGCCATAGGTTATTTACAGAAAACTGTTCAGCGATAGGTACTAAAAGATACCATACATTCTTCAACGCAAGTTTATGATGATAAGCAAAATGGAAAGAAAACAAGAAGTTTATAACACGTTTAATCTATAGAAGCTCAACAATAACCTTCGCCTTCCACCTAAacaatttgtttctttttatgtcTAGTGGATAGAACACTTACTCCCATGGCACATCACCAACAAGCATCCAGTCTCCATCCTTATCTTCATAAGTAAGAACATACTCAGAACCATTTAGAAGATCCATCAAATGACTCTCAGATAATCCATCACTGTTCGGTATTCCATGAGAACCGCATGGGCCTGTGAAAACAACAAATGCCGAACACAAGTAAAAGAAGagacttaaaaaataaattatatgataGCATGTATAACATATCATACTTCATGTAAAACAAACCAAGTCATAGGAAAAGACAGCCAAGTCTTACCTCCCAGAACAAATTCCAGAATAAAGCTGATAAGCAAAGGTAAAAACAATGCTAAGAATATAAAAAGAGTTACTCAATTTATAGGCATCCATGTTTGATACAAGGGACACAGAAGGGTAACATAGTGGACCTGCACTGTGACATTTGTGAACCAAATATAGCAAATCTGGAAAGTCAAAAGTATGTTGCAAAAGTGACATACATAACCATGTCAGTTAAAGTACATGAAGAAAGAAGAGTCATAAAAGATACTATTATTAGTCAAAAAACATCTCCCTCGAGGAGAACAAGGAAACAGTCCAAGCTCACCAATGGTAAAGCAGCTGAACATCTTCTCGAGTGCTGATGACAGTTCCTTGTAGTTGTCATACATTTTGAGATCCACTTTCCTGAGGTAGGGGGCTCCATCCATACTAACCTTCACATAAAGGCACCCCAATCCTTGTTTTCCATCAGCATCATCCTTACTCTTAGATGGATTTGTAGCCATAGTATTCTTCCGATAACTACGGATCGGAGGCCAACCAACCACCTGTGCCCTGTCACATACACATGTATTCAAAGTTCAGAATTCTATGGCCCAACTCATAGATTGATTGTTCATGAACACAAGTTTCCCGTGAGGCTGTCAGACAACGGATTCATTAACAAGCTAAAGAGATCAGAAAGCTTTCACTGAAAATTTTTGTAGCTTTTACTAAATGTTATGGTCCATATGGAACATGATGTCTCAATTTCTTGACATCTAATAGGAAATTAGAATGAACATAATGAATTCCATTATAAACATTAGAAGCAAAACAATCTGAACATCACAAACATATTATATGTAAAAAATGTGCTTAGAAACAAGATTGTGAAACCACCAAAACATCTGAAAAATATTGCTTAATCCTCCTACAACGGTCAAATTGTATATTTTTATCCTTTAGGAATGCagttaatacaaaaaaaaaacacacaaaatttcaaaattttctccTTTAAATACTATCCATCATGTTTCTCCGTTCAAGTATACAatcaaatttaaaaagaaaaaaaaaggataaagaaTAAAGACACAAACGCAAGCACACGGACAGATGCTTTCATTCCATGAATAAATAAGAGTGATCCATTAATTTTACTCCTCCAGAGCACAaaagtatatacatacatatatgatttaattattttatttattactaAAAAAATATCCTGAGAActccttttctttcctttccttATCTTCAATTAATTGCTTTTTCTTTTCAAGGTGTTCTGGGGTCGGTTCTGTGGCTGAGCAGTAGTAGAACGAGTAATGAATGTTTTGATTGCAATCCTTGTGCGGGGGAAGTTACAGAGCGTTGTGGATGAAAGATGACGCTTTTGTCGCCAGATCATTCAGAGGAAAGATTAGGAGGACACAAGACTAGGGGCTACAATGAAAAGGAAGGTTCAGAATTATTAATCGGCAACAAAATAAATGAATTAACTCTACGGTTTTAGCAGTTAGTTTAAAAACACTTGTGTTTCTCAGAGCGTCAAAGCATTGCCACCAAAGTTCCACCTTTGGTCGACCGAATCTGGCTCTCTTCGCTCAAAAGCAGAGCAACTGAGAGCACACACCAGATTGTCGAAACTCATGGAAAACCATAACAAAGCCTAGGAGCAGAGCGATGATGTGCATCAGAATTGGGAGAGGAACAGAAATTGATTAAGAATTTCCAACCAAAACAACAACTTTAGATAGCTCGAACACCACGAGAGCACCTGAAGCCACTTACTTGGCAGCAGGAGCCATCGCCCGATCATGCCCAACGGAACCACCGACCTGGGCAACGGCCTTCATCTCCTGTCCGACAGCATTCACCGCCGTGTCCTTCCCAGCATTCCCCTGGCCGGAGGGCTTCCCTGTGCCGCCGCCGGCCATCTCCCCCCTCGGCGAGAACAATCCGCCGCCTTTCCCCAAATCCACCTCAGATCCACCCTTTCCGGCGGCAAAGCGCCACTTCCCGGCACCGTCGATGGCGTCGGAAAACCCCCTCTTGCCGCCGGAGACGAAGCTCTTGGGGAGCGGGAGCAGCTCCAGGGTGAGCCCGACCTTGTCCTTGCGGTCCGTCGTCTCCGACCCCGGGAGCCCCAGCCTGAGCTCCGTGGCACTGAGGGTGAGCACCCGTTCCTCGACCGCGGTTGCGGGGGAGGAGGGGAGCTCCGACAAGCCTAGGTAGTCATGCTCCAGAGGCGGTGACATCGACGTCTGCAGAGAGCACCACCAGAGAACATAAAAAAAGTGGCGATCCGAGAGTAGCAGAAGTAGCGGAAGTGGAAGGGAGGGGTGGTGGAAGGTAAAAAAAAGGAGGAGACACCCTTTGGGCTTGGTTTTGTTTGATGGAGAGAAGCTTCCAACCTATAGCAATTTTAGCTTTTGGGTTTATGATTAGTTTGGGACAATAatgctaataaaaaaataattccaAGTCTAATCATGTCTTCTTTCGAATGGGAGAAACGCCTGCCGGTCTCGCACAGCGGTGTGACCAAAAACAAATATatttacttatttttaatttattttgatattaactaatataaatatacatttatttttttataaaaaaatattcatttatgTCTGTCTTACGTCATACGCTTCGTCGATAATGACAATTTTCAGAGAAAATAAAACCAAAAAGAACGAGCACTGTTCTATATAGTTTACGGTGACTTCCTTTTATAGTTCCACCTGTAATGTCACACCCTTATTGTTGGaaccctttttttttatcttcatttCTGGTTCTTTAAGGGTTAGCTGCTGTGTGTCTAACCAAATAGATAGATAGGCTTGCTGAGTACCATATCATACTGACATATAAAGAAATTGAtaaagaagaaagaggaaaaagaaaagaaaaagagaaattacTTTTTAAAGTGCTTTTTATAAAGAGGGGAATAGTCATATTAGTATACGTAAAGGGGAAAGAAGAACGATTCTAACAAGGATGATTGATCGTCCATATCTCCATTCTGTATTGGGGGGTTAACACAAAGTTAAAGCTTCCCATTCGAGcgtattatataatatttattagagCTCATCGAATTGGGTTCACAAACACAAGCGGAGCGGATGTTGTCGTGTCGTTCACAGCG of Musa acuminata AAA Group cultivar baxijiao chromosome BXJ2-3, Cavendish_Baxijiao_AAA, whole genome shotgun sequence contains these proteins:
- the LOC135606859 gene encoding auxin-responsive protein IAA17-like — its product is MSPPLEHDYLGLSELPSSPATAVEERVLTLSATELRLGLPGSETTDRKDKVGLTLELLPLPKSFVSGGKRGFSDAIDGAGKWRFAAGKGGSEVDLGKGGGLFSPRGEMAGGGTGKPSGQGNAGKDTAVNAVGQEMKAVAQVGGSVGHDRAMAPAAKAQVVGWPPIRSYRKNTMATNPSKSKDDADGKQGLGCLYVKVSMDGAPYLRKVDLKMYDNYKELSSALEKMFSCFTIGPCGSHGIPNSDGLSESHLMDLLNGSEYVLTYEDKDGDWMLVGDVPWEMFTDTCRRLRIMKGSDAIGLAPRAMEKCKNWN